In a genomic window of Halorussus salilacus:
- a CDS encoding DUF192 domain-containing protein: MRVHVAVLVGLLLLGGCLGATGPSDIAASGDQTESPETTAVEDGNVTGTFVVEDGEDATVSLEVANTSDERQEGLMHRQSLPEDHGMVFVYEEAAPRSFWMKNTYVPLDIVFVAPNGSVLNVEHAEPQPNASDAELQRYRSDGDAKYVVELERGFANETGVEPGTEFVFNGSAPEAGTE, from the coding sequence ATGAGAGTTCACGTCGCGGTTCTGGTGGGGTTGCTGTTGCTCGGGGGCTGTCTCGGGGCGACCGGACCGAGCGACATCGCGGCCTCCGGCGACCAGACCGAGTCGCCGGAGACGACCGCGGTCGAGGACGGGAACGTGACGGGAACGTTCGTCGTCGAGGACGGCGAGGACGCCACGGTGAGCCTCGAAGTCGCGAACACGTCCGACGAGCGTCAGGAGGGACTGATGCACAGGCAGTCCCTGCCCGAGGACCACGGCATGGTGTTCGTCTACGAGGAGGCCGCCCCCCGGTCGTTCTGGATGAAGAACACGTACGTTCCCCTCGACATCGTCTTCGTCGCGCCCAACGGGTCCGTGCTCAACGTCGAACACGCCGAGCCCCAGCCCAACGCTTCGGACGCCGAGCTACAGCGGTACCGTAGCGACGGTGACGCGAAGTACGTGGTCGAACTCGAACGCGGATTCGCGAACGAGACCGGCGTGGAGCCGGGGACCGAGTTCGTCTTCAACGGTTCCGCGCCGGAGGCCGGAACCGAGTAG
- the pcp gene encoding pyroglutamyl-peptidase I, producing MTLLLTGYEPFGDHDRNPSKAVARDLDGEEVADREVVGRVLPVEFDRAGEEMTELIEDHDPAAVVATGLAAGRAAVSVERVGVNVADCAGVPDNADAEPRDERIRDEGPAAYFATLPVARVVGDLLDAGIPARVSNTAGTHLCNHVLYRTRAHVEREGLDIPAGFVHLPLTPEGAASKARDGEAESGGAVPPSLPLGIQREAVRRAFEATLERGE from the coding sequence ATGACGCTCCTGCTCACGGGATACGAACCGTTCGGCGACCACGACCGCAACCCCTCCAAGGCGGTCGCACGCGACCTCGACGGCGAGGAGGTCGCCGACCGCGAGGTGGTCGGTCGCGTCCTGCCCGTGGAGTTCGACCGGGCGGGCGAGGAGATGACCGAACTGATCGAGGACCACGACCCGGCGGCGGTCGTCGCCACCGGACTCGCGGCGGGTCGCGCGGCCGTCAGCGTCGAGCGCGTCGGCGTCAACGTCGCCGACTGCGCGGGCGTCCCTGACAACGCCGACGCCGAACCGCGGGACGAGCGGATTCGGGACGAGGGACCGGCGGCCTACTTCGCGACCCTCCCGGTCGCGCGAGTGGTGGGCGACCTGCTCGACGCCGGAATCCCCGCCCGGGTGTCGAACACCGCGGGGACCCACCTCTGCAACCACGTCCTGTACCGGACGCGGGCCCACGTCGAGCGCGAGGGACTGGATATTCCGGCGGGGTTCGTCCACCTGCCGCTGACGCCCGAGGGGGCCGCGTCGAAGGCGCGGGACGGCGAGGCCGAGAGCGGCGGAGCGGTCCCCCCGAGCCTCCCGCTGGGAATCCAGCGGGAAGCGGTTCGGCGAGCGTTCGAGGCGACGCTCGAACGCGGCGAGTAG
- a CDS encoding ParA family protein, whose protein sequence is MSRSIRACTFLDKGGTGKTTTAAHLGVALAELGNDVLLIDLAGKQGDLVKHFGCWETVERQIESDDDWPNISTVFQDQWDAIAEKLGTAAVEDLILETDEGVDLVPAHPGLDSLDAELGNIDDAHDRYSRLDAFLDEYIEPLGYDAILIDLPGLTNNVSYNGLWAARNVIAPVEMGPFESEQAEALRADLDKIGANFDVNVELAMVLPNKVDTRTTLAEEYLDAFEDAYPEAFAPAYVPVSQDIRNAAEQGRTAFALEEPSTTAERARESFLENADALADRLASGRVAPAGGERA, encoded by the coding sequence ATGTCTCGGTCCATCCGCGCCTGCACCTTCCTCGACAAGGGCGGCACCGGCAAGACCACGACCGCGGCCCACCTCGGCGTGGCGCTCGCCGAACTGGGCAACGACGTGTTGCTCATCGACCTCGCGGGCAAACAGGGCGACCTCGTCAAGCACTTCGGCTGCTGGGAGACCGTCGAACGCCAGATCGAGTCCGACGACGACTGGCCGAACATCTCGACCGTCTTTCAGGACCAGTGGGACGCCATCGCCGAGAAGCTCGGGACCGCCGCGGTCGAGGACCTGATCCTCGAAACCGACGAGGGCGTCGACCTCGTCCCGGCCCACCCGGGGCTCGACAGCCTCGACGCCGAACTGGGCAACATCGACGACGCCCACGACCGCTACTCGCGACTCGACGCGTTCCTCGACGAGTACATCGAACCGCTGGGCTACGACGCCATCCTCATCGACCTCCCCGGACTCACGAACAACGTGAGCTACAACGGCCTCTGGGCCGCGCGGAACGTCATCGCGCCGGTCGAGATGGGGCCGTTCGAGTCCGAGCAGGCCGAGGCGCTCCGCGCCGACCTCGACAAGATCGGCGCGAACTTCGACGTGAACGTCGAACTCGCGATGGTACTCCCGAACAAGGTCGACACCCGGACCACACTCGCCGAGGAGTACCTCGACGCCTTCGAGGACGCCTACCCCGAGGCGTTCGCGCCCGCCTACGTCCCCGTGAGTCAGGACATCCGGAACGCGGCCGAGCAGGGCCGGACCGCGTTCGCGCTGGAGGAGCCTTCGACCACCGCCGAGCGCGCACGCGAATCGTTCCTAGAGAACGCCGACGCGCTGGCCGACCGGCTTGCGTCCGGGCGCGTCGCCCCCGCGGGAGGTGAGCGCGCGTGA
- a CDS encoding FAD-binding and (Fe-S)-binding domain-containing protein: MSSPADSGSSDLDAHRDSLGLDAPDDPDRADLAADLRTEVCGEVRFDEYTQILYATDGSIYEARPAGVVFPTDADDVRAAMEVAADHDAPVLPRGAGSSLAGQSVGPGCVVLDFSRHMDAILDVDPDAMRATVQPGVVQDDLDARLAEYGLKFAPDPASSNRATIGGGIGNNSTGAHSVRYGITDAYVEECEAVLADGTRIRAREVVLDGPEWDEIVASEDREAQLYRTVRGLVEDNAEEIESRYPDLKRSVSGYNLHECVYENANGNECVNLAKLFVGAEGTLGAVVEATLSQVSVPEATALALYCFEDLLDAMGAVPRALEFDPSAVELMDEEVFRLARESTEYAEYADPIPDSAAAALMVEFDSELRDDLEGAIAEVSAEIVHAGAAFDVLEAYDEDEQAKLWKLRKAAIPLLMSMEGDPKPYPFIEDASVPPAELAEYVQGFMGVLEAHDTSAAYFAHAGSGTLHIRPVLNLKEEEGVEKMLSIADDVTSLVLDHRGSFSGEHGDGLARTQFNPKMYGPDLWDAFKELKTAFDPDWRMNPGKVVFRDSPEDVGPSGPDADPERGVGADMRENLRYGPTYSSLEPATEQDFAEEGGFSHLVELCNGCGTCRQTDSDVMCPSYRAMDDEMATTRGRANMLRAAISGQLPEEELYTERFQKEVLDLCLGCKGCQSDCPTGVDLAKLKAEVKHRYHEREGAGLRERLFADVDRLARVGSALAPVSNWLADLPGTGLLAEKALGVARERDPPEFAAQSFEAWFEARGGPRVPAANATDRVLLVPDTYTNYVYPEAGRAAVRVLEAAGARVEVPDAEPSGRPAYSEGLLDAARERAASNVERFAPRVAEGWSVVYVEPSDAAMAQDEYPDLLGEARSASEPASGKRSAPRAGSAVEQVAANAYGVCEYVDRERLDDRLDFDAPDERLAYHGHCNQKALGTDTHAERVLRRAGYEVDALDSGCCGMAGSFGYHAEHYELSQSIADILRGQLREDAPDADRVVAPGASCRSQLDDEHPDHPVERLAAALDP; this comes from the coding sequence ATGTCTTCTCCCGCCGACTCCGGCTCCTCCGACCTCGACGCCCATCGGGACTCGCTCGGTCTCGACGCGCCCGACGACCCGGACCGCGCCGACCTCGCCGCAGACCTCCGCACGGAGGTCTGCGGCGAGGTCCGATTCGACGAGTACACACAGATACTCTACGCCACCGACGGGAGCATCTACGAGGCCCGGCCCGCTGGCGTCGTGTTTCCGACCGACGCCGACGACGTACGCGCCGCGATGGAAGTCGCGGCCGACCACGACGCGCCCGTCCTCCCCCGCGGCGCGGGGTCGTCGCTCGCGGGCCAGTCGGTGGGTCCCGGTTGCGTCGTCCTCGACTTCTCGCGGCACATGGACGCGATCCTCGACGTGGACCCCGACGCGATGCGCGCGACGGTCCAGCCGGGCGTGGTGCAGGACGACCTCGACGCCCGACTCGCCGAGTACGGACTGAAGTTCGCGCCCGACCCCGCCTCCTCGAACCGCGCGACGATAGGCGGGGGCATCGGCAACAACTCCACCGGGGCCCACTCGGTGCGGTACGGCATCACCGACGCCTACGTCGAGGAGTGCGAGGCGGTGCTTGCCGACGGGACTCGAATCCGCGCCCGCGAGGTCGTCCTCGACGGCCCCGAGTGGGACGAAATCGTCGCGAGCGAGGACCGCGAGGCCCAACTGTATCGGACCGTTCGGGGGCTGGTCGAGGACAACGCCGAGGAGATAGAATCGCGGTACCCCGACCTCAAGCGCTCGGTGTCGGGGTACAACCTCCACGAATGCGTTTACGAAAACGCAAACGGAAACGAATGCGTAAATCTCGCCAAGCTGTTCGTCGGCGCGGAGGGGACGCTGGGCGCGGTCGTCGAGGCCACCCTCTCGCAGGTCTCGGTGCCCGAGGCGACCGCGCTGGCGCTCTACTGCTTCGAGGACCTGTTAGACGCGATGGGGGCGGTCCCCCGGGCGCTGGAGTTCGACCCGAGTGCGGTCGAGTTGATGGACGAGGAGGTGTTCCGGCTCGCCCGCGAGTCGACCGAGTACGCCGAGTACGCCGACCCGATTCCGGACTCGGCGGCCGCGGCCCTGATGGTGGAGTTCGACTCGGAACTCCGCGACGACCTGGAGGGGGCTATCGCGGAGGTCAGCGCCGAGATCGTCCACGCGGGCGCGGCGTTCGACGTGCTGGAGGCGTACGACGAAGACGAGCAGGCGAAGCTCTGGAAGCTCCGGAAGGCCGCCATCCCCCTGCTGATGAGCATGGAGGGCGACCCCAAGCCCTACCCCTTCATCGAGGACGCGTCGGTCCCGCCCGCCGAGCTCGCCGAGTACGTTCAGGGGTTCATGGGCGTGCTGGAGGCCCACGACACCTCCGCGGCCTACTTCGCCCACGCGGGAAGCGGGACCCTCCACATCCGGCCGGTCCTGAACCTCAAGGAGGAAGAGGGCGTCGAGAAGATGCTTTCCATCGCCGACGACGTGACCTCGCTCGTGCTCGACCACCGGGGGTCGTTCTCGGGCGAGCACGGCGACGGCCTCGCCCGCACCCAGTTCAACCCCAAGATGTACGGGCCCGACCTCTGGGACGCCTTCAAGGAACTCAAGACCGCGTTCGACCCCGACTGGCGGATGAACCCCGGCAAGGTGGTCTTCCGCGATTCGCCCGAGGACGTGGGGCCGTCCGGTCCGGACGCCGACCCCGAGCGCGGCGTCGGGGCCGACATGCGCGAGAACCTCCGGTACGGTCCGACCTACTCGTCGCTCGAACCGGCCACCGAGCAGGACTTCGCCGAGGAGGGCGGCTTCTCGCACCTCGTGGAACTCTGCAACGGATGCGGCACCTGCAGGCAGACCGACTCCGACGTGATGTGTCCCTCCTATCGCGCGATGGACGACGAGATGGCGACCACTCGCGGCCGGGCGAACATGCTCCGGGCCGCCATCTCGGGGCAGCTCCCCGAGGAGGAACTGTACACCGAGCGATTCCAGAAGGAGGTGCTCGACCTCTGTCTCGGCTGCAAGGGGTGTCAATCCGACTGCCCGACCGGCGTCGACCTCGCGAAACTCAAGGCCGAGGTCAAGCACCGCTACCACGAGCGGGAGGGCGCTGGCCTCCGAGAACGCCTGTTCGCCGACGTGGACCGCCTCGCGCGGGTCGGCAGCGCGCTCGCGCCCGTCTCGAACTGGCTCGCTGACCTCCCCGGTACCGGCCTGCTCGCCGAGAAGGCGCTGGGGGTCGCCCGCGAGCGCGACCCGCCGGAGTTCGCCGCGCAGTCGTTCGAGGCGTGGTTCGAGGCGCGGGGCGGCCCGCGCGTTCCCGCGGCGAACGCGACGGACCGCGTCCTGCTGGTCCCCGACACCTACACCAACTACGTCTATCCCGAAGCGGGCCGGGCCGCGGTCCGGGTCCTCGAAGCCGCGGGGGCCCGCGTCGAGGTGCCCGACGCCGAACCCAGCGGGCGGCCCGCCTACTCCGAGGGCCTGCTCGACGCGGCGCGCGAGCGCGCCGCGTCGAACGTCGAGCGGTTCGCGCCCCGCGTCGCCGAGGGCTGGTCGGTGGTGTACGTCGAGCCCTCCGACGCCGCGATGGCTCAGGACGAGTATCCCGACCTGTTGGGCGAGGCGCGTAGCGCCTCGGAACCAGCGAGCGGGAAGCGAAGCGCCCCGCGAGCAGGCTCCGCCGTCGAGCAGGTCGCCGCGAACGCCTACGGCGTCTGCGAGTACGTCGACCGCGAGCGCCTCGACGACCGCCTCGACTTCGACGCGCCAGACGAGCGACTCGCGTACCACGGCCACTGCAACCAGAAGGCGCTCGGGACCGACACCCACGCCGAGCGGGTCCTCCGGCGCGCGGGCTACGAGGTCGACGCGCTCGACTCGGGGTGTTGCGGGATGGCCGGGAGCTTCGGCTACCACGCCGAGCACTACGAACTCTCCCAGTCCATTGCCGACATCCTCCGTGGCCAGCTCCGCGAGGACGCCCCCGACGCCGACCGCGTGGTCGCGCCCGGGGCGTCCTGCCGGTCCCAGCTCGACGACGAGCATCCCGACCATCCCGTCGAGCGACTCGCGGCGGCGCTCGACCCTTGA
- a CDS encoding DUF456 domain-containing protein — translation MELAFALAVGLLLAGVVGSAVPVVPGAGLSLAGIYLHWWSTGYASPGPAALVAFTLVGLAAMLTDQFAGAVAARVGGASARTTALAAVVSLPLLVVAGPAGLVVGVAGVVFLAEAYRTRDPSRGLRSAAFATVGVLGSAVVQVLLTLSLLVGFLLAVV, via the coding sequence ATGGAACTGGCGTTCGCCCTCGCGGTGGGGCTCCTCCTCGCGGGGGTCGTCGGGAGCGCCGTCCCGGTGGTCCCCGGCGCGGGGCTGTCGCTGGCGGGGATCTACCTCCACTGGTGGTCGACGGGCTACGCGAGTCCGGGACCCGCCGCGTTGGTCGCGTTCACGCTCGTCGGGCTCGCCGCGATGCTGACCGACCAGTTCGCGGGAGCGGTCGCCGCGCGGGTCGGCGGGGCGTCGGCGAGGACCACCGCGCTGGCGGCCGTGGTTAGCCTTCCGCTGTTGGTGGTCGCGGGCCCGGCCGGACTCGTGGTCGGCGTCGCTGGCGTGGTCTTCCTCGCGGAGGCGTATCGCACCCGAGACCCGAGTCGGGGGCTCCGGTCGGCGGCGTTCGCAACGGTCGGCGTCCTCGGCTCCGCGGTGGTGCAGGTGCTGTTGACCCTCTCGCTGCTCGTCGGCTTCCTCCTCGCGGTGGTCTGA
- a CDS encoding HalX domain-containing protein has protein sequence MSPDQSTVLVVDDEEDVADLYAMWLQDDYRVRSVYEGESALDVLDETVDVVLLDRRMPGQSGDEVLERIRERELNCRVVMVTAVKPDFDILEMGFDDYLVKPVSREDLDETVSEMLTRVDYGAKLQEFYSLVSKKAVLEAEKDAAALDDSDEYAELTAEIEDLREEVEKTRDQLSDHDDYVGAFQDL, from the coding sequence ATGTCCCCTGACCAATCGACCGTCCTCGTCGTAGACGACGAGGAAGACGTTGCCGACCTGTACGCGATGTGGCTACAGGACGACTATCGCGTTCGGAGTGTCTACGAGGGCGAATCCGCGCTCGACGTTCTCGACGAGACCGTAGACGTCGTACTCCTCGACCGCCGGATGCCGGGCCAGTCCGGCGACGAGGTCCTCGAACGAATCAGGGAGCGCGAGCTCAACTGCCGGGTCGTCATGGTCACCGCCGTCAAACCCGACTTCGACATCCTCGAGATGGGATTCGACGACTACCTCGTCAAGCCCGTCTCGCGCGAGGACCTCGACGAGACCGTCTCCGAGATGCTCACCCGGGTCGACTACGGCGCGAAACTCCAGGAGTTCTACTCGCTCGTCTCGAAGAAGGCGGTCCTCGAAGCCGAGAAGGACGCCGCCGCGCTCGACGACAGCGACGAGTACGCTGAGCTGACAGCGGAGATAGAGGACCTCCGCGAGGAGGTCGAGAAGACCCGCGACCAGCTGTCTGACCACGACGACTACGTGGGCGCGTTTCAGGACCTCTAG
- a CDS encoding LUD domain-containing protein, translating to MTGLVQQFEREATDAGCEVRRVAAAEFADALADRLDPPAVGAPLPFEGVSLPDDVTTDPTPSDLESARTGVTPARFAVADYGSVAIRSTAAGDEPASLYPERHVAVVAASDVVGDMTAGVERLGEIARAGGDVVLATGPSATADMGELVVGAHGPRAVTVFVLEDR from the coding sequence ATGACCGGCCTCGTCCAGCAGTTCGAGCGCGAGGCGACCGACGCCGGGTGCGAGGTCCGGCGGGTCGCGGCGGCCGAGTTCGCCGACGCGCTCGCCGACCGCCTCGACCCCCCGGCAGTCGGCGCGCCGCTCCCCTTCGAGGGCGTCTCGCTCCCCGACGACGTGACGACCGACCCGACGCCGAGCGACCTCGAATCGGCTCGGACGGGCGTCACCCCCGCGCGGTTCGCGGTCGCCGACTACGGGTCGGTCGCGATACGGTCGACCGCCGCGGGAGACGAGCCCGCGAGCCTCTACCCGGAGCGACACGTCGCTGTCGTCGCGGCCAGCGACGTGGTGGGCGACATGACCGCGGGCGTCGAGCGACTCGGGGAGATAGCGCGGGCGGGCGGCGACGTGGTGTTGGCCACCGGCCCGAGCGCGACCGCCGACATGGGCGAACTCGTAGTGGGCGCACACGGCCCGCGAGCGGTGACCGTGTTCGTGCTGGAGGACCGATGA
- a CDS encoding MarR family transcriptional regulator has product MIAFATGSEPDTTPEQRLERLVDLPPSSKLVFKVLEEDAPLTQRQIRERALLPARTARDALTKLKDEGLVEERLYVPDARKRLYAPLSVAEPDEVEMAG; this is encoded by the coding sequence GTGATCGCTTTTGCCACGGGCAGTGAACCCGACACGACTCCCGAACAGCGGTTAGAGCGGCTCGTAGACCTCCCGCCGAGTTCGAAACTCGTCTTCAAGGTGTTAGAGGAGGACGCGCCGTTGACCCAACGCCAGATACGCGAGCGGGCGCTCCTCCCGGCGCGGACGGCCCGCGACGCGCTGACGAAGCTCAAGGACGAGGGGCTCGTCGAAGAGCGACTGTACGTTCCGGACGCCCGAAAGCGGTTGTACGCGCCGCTGTCGGTCGCCGAACCCGACGAGGTGGAGATGGCCGGGTAA
- a CDS encoding PadR family transcriptional regulator, translating into MYDLTGFQRDLLYVIAGLDEPHGLAIKDELESYYEKEIHHGRLYPNLDTLVDKGFVEKGQRDRRTNYYTLTRRGTREIEARREWEAQYVDPDTQQATAEP; encoded by the coding sequence ATGTACGACCTGACAGGGTTCCAGCGTGACCTGCTGTACGTCATCGCGGGACTCGACGAACCGCACGGACTCGCCATCAAGGACGAGCTGGAATCGTACTACGAAAAGGAGATCCACCACGGACGGCTGTACCCGAACCTCGACACCCTCGTCGACAAGGGATTCGTCGAGAAGGGCCAGCGCGACCGTCGGACCAACTACTACACGCTCACTCGCCGGGGGACGCGGGAGATAGAGGCCCGCCGCGAGTGGGAGGCCCAGTACGTCGATCCGGACACCCAGCAGGCGACCGCGGAACCCTAG
- a CDS encoding LUD domain-containing protein, producing the protein MTGGASRAEKAARIRRLLDAEGDSVERNTRAFNEGRYDAVAELSDYEELKEQARAIQEDAIERLPELVEQVRQSVEENGGHVYLAEDAADANRYVREVVRERDAETVVKSKSMTSEEIEVNDAVREAGAEVWETDLGEFVVQIADEAPSHIVAPAIHRSREAIAELFEARFDPDEPLETAEDLTAFAREFLAEKIAGADVGMTGANFVAADTGTLTLVTSEGNARKTVAATDAHVAVAGVEKLLPAFEDVSPFVELIARSGTGQSITSYVTFLTPPGDAPTLDFDADEIGERDREFHLVLLDNGRMAMREDDQLRETLYCVRCSACLNSCANFQHVGGHAFGGETYSGGIATGWEAGVHGMESAAEFNDLCTGCTRCVNQCPVGIDVPWINTVVRDRLNRGGEGNFDFLVEGLTPDEEPGGLDLQKRFFGNFPAVAKLGSATAPVSNWLARAPGARALAERALGVDSRRDLPTFRRETLRKWFASRGGARASVRRARRTDASEGHAADPGTASRGIENGDVNGNVNGNVNDNGRVAVLYPDPYTNHVAVERGKAAVRTLEALGVAVRIPDLPPSGRAPLSQGMVATAEARASAVADAFDPHLDAGRDVVVVEPSDLAMFRADYRKLLPEREADRIAENSYELFEYVYGLLENGADASGLQEGGGERLDYHSHCQQRTLGLASYTTAVLDRLGYEVATSDAECCGMAGSFGYKREYYELSREVGESLTEEFAGEGRVVASGTSCCEQLSALREEDVPHPVERIAPVE; encoded by the coding sequence ATGACCGGCGGAGCGAGCAGGGCCGAGAAGGCCGCCCGGATTCGCCGCCTGCTCGACGCCGAGGGCGACAGCGTCGAGCGCAATACCCGGGCGTTCAACGAGGGTCGGTACGACGCGGTCGCCGAGCTATCGGACTACGAGGAACTCAAGGAGCAGGCGCGAGCGATTCAGGAGGACGCCATCGAGCGCCTCCCCGAACTCGTCGAGCAAGTTCGCCAGAGCGTCGAGGAAAACGGCGGCCACGTCTACCTCGCAGAGGACGCCGCCGACGCGAACCGGTACGTCCGGGAGGTGGTCCGCGAGCGCGACGCCGAGACGGTGGTCAAGAGCAAGTCGATGACATCCGAGGAGATCGAGGTCAACGACGCCGTCCGCGAGGCGGGCGCGGAGGTGTGGGAGACCGACCTCGGGGAGTTCGTCGTCCAGATCGCCGACGAAGCGCCGAGCCACATCGTCGCGCCCGCGATTCACAGGTCCCGGGAGGCCATCGCCGAGTTGTTCGAGGCGCGCTTCGACCCGGACGAACCGCTCGAAACAGCCGAGGACCTGACCGCGTTCGCCCGCGAGTTCCTCGCCGAGAAGATCGCGGGGGCCGACGTGGGGATGACGGGCGCGAACTTCGTGGCCGCCGACACCGGGACGCTCACGCTGGTGACCAGCGAGGGCAACGCCCGCAAGACGGTCGCGGCGACCGACGCCCACGTCGCGGTCGCGGGCGTCGAGAAGCTCCTGCCCGCCTTCGAGGACGTGTCCCCGTTCGTGGAACTCATCGCGCGCTCGGGGACCGGCCAGTCGATCACCTCCTACGTGACCTTCCTCACGCCGCCGGGAGACGCGCCGACGCTGGACTTCGACGCCGACGAAATCGGCGAGCGCGACCGCGAGTTCCACCTCGTCCTGCTTGACAACGGCCGGATGGCGATGCGCGAGGACGACCAGTTGCGCGAGACCCTCTACTGCGTCCGGTGTTCGGCGTGTCTCAACTCCTGCGCCAACTTCCAGCACGTCGGCGGCCACGCCTTCGGCGGGGAGACATACTCGGGCGGCATCGCAACCGGGTGGGAGGCGGGGGTCCACGGGATGGAGTCGGCGGCGGAGTTCAACGACCTCTGCACCGGCTGTACCCGGTGTGTGAACCAGTGTCCGGTCGGCATCGACGTGCCGTGGATAAACACGGTGGTCCGAGACCGCCTCAATCGCGGCGGGGAGGGGAACTTCGACTTCCTCGTGGAGGGGCTGACTCCCGACGAGGAGCCGGGCGGGCTCGACCTCCAGAAGCGCTTTTTCGGCAACTTCCCCGCGGTCGCGAAACTCGGGAGCGCGACCGCGCCGGTCTCGAACTGGCTCGCCCGCGCGCCGGGCGCGCGGGCGCTGGCCGAGCGCGCGCTGGGCGTCGACTCGCGGCGGGACCTGCCGACGTTCCGGCGCGAGACGCTCCGAAAGTGGTTCGCCTCGCGGGGCGGGGCGCGAGCGTCCGTGCGGCGCGCGCGCCGCACGGACGCGAGCGAGGGACACGCAGCCGACCCCGGCACGGCCAGCCGCGGTATCGAAAACGGAGACGTAAACGGAAACGTAAACGGGAACGTAAACGATAACGGTCGGGTGGCGGTCCTGTATCCGGACCCCTACACCAACCACGTCGCGGTCGAGCGCGGAAAAGCGGCGGTCCGGACGCTGGAGGCGCTCGGGGTCGCGGTGCGAATTCCCGACCTGCCCCCGTCGGGTCGCGCGCCCCTCTCGCAGGGGATGGTCGCGACCGCCGAGGCCCGGGCCTCGGCGGTCGCCGACGCGTTCGACCCCCACCTCGACGCGGGCCGGGACGTGGTGGTCGTCGAGCCCAGCGACCTCGCGATGTTCCGGGCCGACTACCGAAAGCTCCTCCCCGAGCGCGAGGCCGACCGAATCGCCGAGAACAGCTACGAGCTGTTCGAGTACGTCTACGGCCTGCTGGAGAACGGTGCCGACGCCAGCGGCCTCCAAGAGGGCGGCGGCGAGCGACTCGACTATCATTCCCACTGCCAGCAACGCACCCTCGGGCTGGCGTCCTACACCACCGCGGTCCTCGACCGGCTCGGCTACGAGGTCGCGACCTCCGACGCGGAGTGTTGCGGCATGGCCGGGAGCTTCGGCTACAAGCGCGAGTACTACGAACTGAGTCGGGAGGTGGGCGAGAGCCTGACCGAGGAGTTCGCGGGCGAGGGGCGCGTGGTCGCCAGCGGCACCTCCTGTTGCGAGCAGTTGAGCGCGCTCCGCGAGGAGGACGTTCCCCACCCCGTCGAGCGAATCGCCCCGGTGGAGTGA